From Fibrobacter sp. UWEL, a single genomic window includes:
- a CDS encoding TIGR02147 family protein: protein MKHIVSYTNFRQYMLDFYEEKKRTSAFSWREFNKLAGFTSPNYLKLVCDGKSKLSKTKVSAVAQAMNLAGYEETYFELMVSFDNAKEERRQREILLEMDRMAREHKARLVDGDAFEFYQSWEYPVLRELAPMMPGANPSEMAAACNEDVSAEDVSRILKFLVKRGFLKSEGDKVYTQTEKTVIASKEALPLAIRSMHKEMAGYAQKAVDKYPAGERHFLGITMGVNEELYGKVVEELENCCRRINALTANSENLDQVYRMNIQFFPFTKKV from the coding sequence ATGAAACACATCGTCAGTTACACAAATTTCCGCCAATACATGCTGGACTTTTACGAGGAAAAGAAGCGCACCTCCGCATTTTCCTGGAGGGAGTTCAACAAGCTGGCAGGGTTCACCTCCCCCAACTACCTGAAGTTGGTTTGCGACGGAAAAAGCAAGCTGAGCAAGACGAAGGTGTCGGCGGTGGCCCAGGCCATGAACTTGGCGGGTTACGAGGAAACTTATTTTGAATTGATGGTCTCTTTTGACAACGCAAAAGAGGAACGCAGGCAAAGGGAAATCCTGCTGGAAATGGACCGCATGGCGCGGGAACACAAGGCCCGCCTAGTTGACGGAGACGCCTTCGAGTTTTACCAGTCCTGGGAATATCCGGTGCTTCGGGAACTGGCGCCCATGATGCCTGGGGCAAATCCCAGCGAAATGGCGGCCGCCTGCAACGAAGATGTTTCCGCCGAGGACGTGAGCCGCATTTTAAAGTTCCTGGTGAAGCGAGGCTTCCTGAAGTCTGAAGGAGACAAGGTCTACACCCAGACCGAAAAGACGGTAATCGCCTCCAAGGAAGCGCTACCGCTGGCCATCCGTTCCATGCACAAGGAAATGGCAGGCTACGCCCAGAAGGCCGTGGACAAGTATCCTGCGGGAGAACGTCACTTTCTGGGGATTACCATGGGCGTCAACGAAGAGCTTTACGGTAAAGTGGTGGAAGAGCTGGAAAATTGCTGCCGACGCATCAACGCCCTTACTGCTAACAGCGAAAACCTGGATCAGGTCTATCGCATGAACATTCAATTTTTCCCATTTACAAAAAAGGTTTAG
- a CDS encoding DUF2334 domain-containing protein, translating to MEMNKDIADLQAAELKRHKDKKYILCYHNLTVKNCKKAVVEIRKIAEAAGSPISIAVVPSVGGVPESEIEYFHEELEKFVNEGYEILLHGARHRADLFINRNFVGRAALWLSNNGAEFAGLNERFSQALLNRSLALWNANGSGQPTGFIPPVWFANKHLKAQALEKFDYYEDLCRIYKKTDISFTSLKSRVLTFSVIPQPLLNIAQSFACLTMLLPGGIPRLVIHNSDFQTIGEKRLLNMVRYASSLREKIMYRDL from the coding sequence ATGGAAATGAATAAAGACATCGCAGACCTCCAGGCTGCCGAATTGAAGCGCCACAAGGATAAGAAGTATATCCTGTGCTACCACAACCTGACCGTGAAGAACTGCAAGAAGGCCGTGGTGGAAATCCGCAAGATTGCAGAAGCTGCAGGCTCCCCCATTTCTATCGCCGTGGTTCCCTCCGTCGGTGGTGTTCCTGAATCTGAAATCGAATACTTCCACGAAGAACTGGAAAAGTTCGTAAACGAAGGCTACGAAATCCTTCTCCATGGTGCCCGCCACCGCGCAGACCTGTTCATCAACAGAAACTTTGTTGGCCGTGCCGCCCTGTGGCTCTCTAACAATGGTGCCGAATTTGCAGGTCTTAACGAACGTTTCTCCCAGGCACTGCTGAACCGCAGTCTGGCTCTGTGGAACGCCAACGGTTCCGGCCAGCCTACCGGCTTTATCCCCCCGGTCTGGTTCGCCAACAAGCACCTGAAGGCCCAGGCTCTTGAAAAGTTCGACTATTACGAAGATCTGTGCCGTATTTACAAGAAGACCGACATCAGCTTCACTTCCCTGAAGTCCCGCGTGCTGACCTTCTCCGTAATTCCTCAGCCCCTGCTGAACATCGCCCAGAGTTTCGCATGCCTCACCATGCTCCTGCCCGGTGGCATTCCCCGTCTGGTCATCCACAACAGTGATTTCCAGACCATCGGTGAAAAGCGTCTGCTGAACATGGTTCGCTACGCAAGTTCTCTTCGTGAAAAAATTATGTATAGGGATCTCTAA
- a CDS encoding AMP-binding protein: MILNKFLSRVDYNSYEDLHENFKITIPDNFNFAYDVVDEYAKNEPKREALVWCDDSDESHIFTFKDISVASQRTANFLVDNGIKKGDRVMLILRRRYEFWFFILALHRIGAIVIPATNMLSAHDLEYRFNAADVKMVVSYDEPTLQKEVETAKAKSPSVEKLVTVGSARQNWISFYDEYEMMPREFKRPTGDAGTKNDDIMLVYFTSGTSSNPKMVAHTFTYPLGHINTARFWQHVIDGGRHLSIAETGWAKAMWGKIYGQWIAGTAVFVYDMKVFIPGKMLEKMAEFKITTFCAPPTAYRYLLQQDLSKFDLSSLTYCVTAGEALSSDIFNKWFEKTGHKLREGYGQTESTLITGNYEWMEAKPGSMGKPSPGYNLDIINADGTSCGVEEVGEIIIRIDGGKPFGLFGGYYRDPERTEKVFEGGVYHTGDTAWKDKDGYYWFVGRTDDLIKTSGYRVSPFEVEEVLHQHPAVMEVAVTGVEDAARGQAVKATIVLHKGYEASKELAKEIQLFTKKVAAAYKSPRYIDFVTELPKTISGKIRRATIRDNDKAQAESAEKPAEATEEKNSTEEQS, from the coding sequence ATGATTCTCAATAAGTTCCTCTCCCGAGTCGATTACAACTCCTACGAAGATCTCCACGAGAACTTCAAGATTACGATTCCTGACAATTTCAACTTTGCCTACGACGTTGTTGACGAATACGCCAAGAACGAGCCCAAACGTGAAGCCCTGGTTTGGTGTGACGACAGTGACGAAAGCCATATCTTTACCTTCAAGGATATTTCTGTTGCATCCCAGCGTACAGCAAACTTCCTGGTAGATAACGGCATCAAGAAGGGTGACCGCGTGATGCTCATTCTCCGTCGCCGTTATGAATTCTGGTTCTTTATCCTGGCATTGCATCGTATTGGCGCTATCGTCATTCCTGCAACCAACATGCTTTCCGCTCACGATCTGGAATACCGCTTTAACGCCGCCGACGTGAAGATGGTGGTTTCCTATGATGAACCGACCCTCCAGAAGGAAGTAGAAACAGCAAAGGCAAAGAGCCCCTCTGTAGAAAAACTGGTCACTGTAGGTTCCGCCCGTCAGAACTGGATCAGCTTCTACGACGAATACGAAATGATGCCTCGTGAATTCAAGCGTCCCACTGGCGACGCCGGTACCAAGAACGACGACATCATGCTGGTGTACTTTACCAGCGGCACTTCCAGCAACCCCAAGATGGTGGCACACACCTTTACCTACCCTCTGGGCCACATCAACACCGCACGTTTCTGGCAGCACGTCATCGATGGCGGTCGCCACCTGAGTATTGCAGAAACCGGTTGGGCCAAGGCCATGTGGGGCAAGATCTACGGTCAGTGGATTGCAGGTACCGCCGTATTCGTGTACGACATGAAGGTATTCATCCCCGGCAAGATGCTGGAAAAGATGGCCGAATTCAAGATTACCACCTTCTGCGCACCTCCCACCGCCTATCGCTATTTGCTCCAGCAGGATTTGAGCAAGTTTGACCTGTCCAGCCTCACCTACTGCGTCACTGCAGGTGAAGCCCTCAGTTCCGACATTTTCAACAAGTGGTTCGAGAAGACTGGCCACAAACTCCGCGAAGGTTACGGCCAGACGGAATCTACCCTCATTACTGGTAACTACGAATGGATGGAAGCTAAGCCCGGTTCCATGGGTAAGCCCTCCCCCGGTTACAACCTGGACATCATCAACGCTGACGGAACCTCCTGCGGCGTGGAAGAAGTGGGTGAAATCATTATCCGTATCGATGGTGGCAAGCCCTTTGGTCTGTTTGGCGGTTACTACCGCGATCCGGAACGTACCGAAAAGGTTTTCGAAGGTGGCGTCTACCATACAGGCGATACCGCCTGGAAGGATAAGGATGGCTACTACTGGTTTGTGGGCCGTACCGACGACCTGATCAAGACCTCCGGCTATCGCGTGAGCCCCTTCGAAGTGGAAGAAGTCCTCCATCAGCATCCCGCCGTTATGGAAGTGGCGGTGACTGGCGTGGAAGACGCTGCCCGCGGTCAGGCCGTGAAGGCAACCATCGTGCTCCACAAGGGTTACGAAGCCTCCAAGGAACTGGCTAAGGAAATTCAGCTGTTCACAAAGAAGGTAGCTGCCGCTTACAAGAGCCCCCGCTACATTGACTTCGTCACGGAACTTCCCAAGACCATCAGCGGCAAGATTCGTCGTGCCACCATTCGTGACAACGACAAGGCTCAGGCAGAATCTGCAGAGAAGCCCGCTGAAGCCACTGAAGAAAAGAATTCAACAGAAGAACAATCCTAA
- the fabF gene encoding beta-ketoacyl-ACP synthase II encodes MTRRRIVITGMGAVTPLGKNVKELWDGIQHEKCGIGPITLFDATDCPVKIAAEVKDFKPEEHGIDPKEARRMARFTQFLLAASKEAVADAGLTEDDLHADTTGIIAGTGFGGMDIIDNTFNQYVAGGKRRVSPLAMAELIPNEGAANVSIALGITGCAWAIGTACASGTDALGVALDAVRSGRLDICLAGGSESGITDYSIKAFAGMHALTDKFNDAPEKASRPFDKDRSGFIMGEGGAVMILEELEHAKARGAKIYAELAGYGAAADAYHITSPKPDGSGCAMAMKRAMKDAGVEPTDIDYYNAHGTSTHLNDVTETAMLKIALGEHARKIKVSSTKSMTGHCVGAAGVCEAIISTLAIRDSFVPATINLENQDPECDLDYTPNKGVSMNIDVAASASLGFGGHDGIVIIKKYNG; translated from the coding sequence ATGACAAGAAGACGTATTGTAATTACCGGCATGGGTGCTGTGACACCCCTTGGCAAGAATGTTAAGGAACTGTGGGACGGCATCCAGCACGAAAAGTGCGGCATTGGCCCCATCACCCTGTTCGATGCAACCGACTGCCCGGTAAAGATTGCCGCCGAAGTGAAAGACTTCAAGCCCGAAGAACATGGCATCGATCCTAAGGAAGCCCGCCGTATGGCTCGTTTCACCCAGTTCCTGCTGGCAGCCTCCAAGGAAGCCGTTGCAGATGCTGGCCTCACGGAAGATGATCTTCACGCTGACACTACCGGCATTATCGCTGGTACCGGTTTCGGTGGTATGGACATTATCGACAACACCTTCAACCAGTACGTCGCTGGTGGCAAGCGTCGCGTCTCCCCGCTGGCCATGGCTGAACTGATTCCTAACGAAGGTGCAGCAAACGTTTCTATCGCACTGGGCATCACCGGTTGCGCATGGGCCATCGGTACCGCTTGCGCTTCTGGCACAGACGCTCTGGGCGTTGCTCTGGATGCAGTCCGTTCCGGCCGTCTGGACATCTGCCTTGCAGGTGGTTCCGAAAGCGGTATTACCGACTACTCCATCAAGGCTTTCGCAGGTATGCACGCCCTCACTGACAAGTTCAACGACGCTCCCGAAAAGGCAAGCCGTCCCTTCGATAAGGACCGTTCCGGCTTTATCATGGGTGAAGGCGGCGCAGTGATGATTCTTGAAGAATTGGAACATGCAAAGGCTCGTGGCGCCAAGATCTACGCAGAACTTGCTGGCTACGGTGCAGCAGCTGACGCCTACCACATCACCAGCCCCAAGCCCGATGGAAGCGGTTGTGCTATGGCTATGAAGCGTGCCATGAAGGATGCAGGCGTTGAACCTACCGACATTGACTACTACAATGCCCACGGTACTTCCACCCATCTGAACGATGTTACCGAAACTGCCATGCTGAAGATTGCATTGGGCGAACATGCCCGCAAGATTAAGGTTTCCAGCACCAAGAGCATGACCGGTCACTGCGTAGGCGCCGCTGGCGTTTGCGAAGCGATCATCAGCACTCTGGCTATTCGCGATTCCTTCGTTCCCGCAACCATCAACCTGGAAAACCAGGATCCGGAATGCGACTTGGATTATACCCCGAACAAGGGCGTATCCATGAACATCGACGTTGCCGCTTCTGCTTCTCTGGGCTTTGGCGGTCATGACGGCATCGTCATCATCAAGAAATATAACGGCTAA
- a CDS encoding GspE/PulE family protein, with protein sequence MKMNLGQLLLRQGVLDEDQLAHAMSEHKRTGIMLSKILVRLGMVSEDTLTSILGVQMQSTTKMRIGEMLIAQGYITDEQLNKALETQKTTGKRLGRTLVDLGFMPEERLIEILSRQFEVPYVKLDTFHIDPEAYNYLPEDLCKQYKVVPLFIQKSEDERHQSRQVMTIAMTDPTNMRTITAVRFKVKMEVDVVMASDDDVKKAIERIFAGHGAAEESLADLISDSKDNEELETVERGQGNQEEELSDEEGRQVVKIVTTLIHEAIARKASDIHLEPQETYLKLRYRIDGDLQVMSPIPARLMPQILSRIKLLSKMDIAEKRKPLDGRFTVRYKGSEVDLRVSSFPISLRKRGVCEKIVMRILNPNSGQFPLKDMGFDPRVLKQFIDAINAPNGIVLVTGPTGSGKSTTLYASIGEILDSTINISTMEDPVELNIDGVNQGQINNAAGFTFAAGIRALLRQDPDVIMIGEMRDQETSSMAIEAALTGHLVFSTLHTNDAAGAFPRLLEMGLEPFLVSTAIKGVLAQRLVRRICKFCKEPFEISEEMRNELHLSPDMQFFHGRGCEKCDGSGYKGRAGIYEFLVPNESVRNLIIKRSSGDVIKRAAMQECEMITLRMDGISKALQGITTLEQAVGASAADD encoded by the coding sequence ATGAAGATGAACTTAGGTCAGTTGCTGCTGCGTCAGGGCGTTCTTGACGAAGACCAGCTGGCTCATGCAATGTCGGAACACAAACGTACCGGCATTATGCTTAGTAAGATTCTCGTCCGCCTGGGCATGGTCAGCGAAGATACGCTGACTAGCATCCTGGGCGTCCAGATGCAGTCCACCACCAAGATGCGTATTGGTGAGATGCTCATTGCTCAGGGCTACATCACGGATGAACAGTTGAACAAGGCTCTGGAAACCCAGAAAACCACAGGCAAGCGTCTTGGACGTACCTTGGTGGACTTGGGATTCATGCCGGAAGAACGTCTGATTGAAATTCTTTCCAGACAGTTCGAAGTTCCCTACGTCAAGCTGGATACCTTCCACATTGACCCCGAGGCCTATAACTATCTGCCCGAAGACTTGTGTAAGCAGTACAAGGTGGTACCGCTGTTTATCCAGAAATCTGAGGACGAGCGCCACCAGTCACGCCAGGTGATGACTATTGCCATGACGGACCCCACCAATATGCGTACCATTACCGCTGTCCGATTCAAGGTGAAGATGGAAGTGGATGTGGTCATGGCCTCCGACGATGACGTGAAGAAGGCAATCGAACGTATCTTTGCGGGTCACGGTGCTGCAGAAGAATCTCTTGCTGATTTGATCAGCGACTCTAAGGATAACGAAGAACTTGAGACCGTGGAACGCGGTCAGGGCAACCAGGAAGAAGAACTTTCTGACGAAGAAGGTCGTCAGGTCGTTAAGATCGTGACCACCCTGATTCACGAAGCAATTGCCCGTAAGGCTTCCGATATTCATCTGGAACCTCAGGAAACTTACCTGAAGCTCCGTTATCGTATTGATGGTGACCTGCAGGTCATGTCTCCTATTCCGGCACGTCTGATGCCGCAGATCTTGTCCCGTATTAAGCTCCTTTCCAAGATGGATATTGCTGAAAAGCGTAAGCCCTTGGATGGTCGTTTTACGGTGCGATACAAGGGTTCCGAAGTTGACCTTCGTGTGTCTTCTTTCCCCATCTCTCTCCGTAAGCGCGGCGTCTGCGAAAAGATCGTTATGCGTATCTTGAACCCGAACTCCGGTCAGTTCCCCCTGAAGGACATGGGCTTCGACCCCCGAGTTCTCAAGCAGTTCATCGACGCCATTAACGCTCCTAACGGCATCGTGCTGGTGACCGGTCCTACGGGTTCCGGTAAGTCTACTACGCTTTACGCATCTATTGGTGAAATTCTTGATAGTACTATTAACATTTCTACCATGGAAGACCCTGTGGAATTGAATATCGACGGCGTCAACCAGGGACAGATCAACAATGCGGCCGGGTTTACGTTTGCCGCGGGCATTCGTGCCTTGCTCCGTCAGGACCCTGACGTGATCATGATCGGTGAAATGCGTGACCAGGAAACCTCTTCAATGGCTATCGAAGCTGCTTTGACGGGTCACTTGGTCTTCAGTACCCTCCATACCAACGATGCTGCTGGTGCATTCCCCCGTCTTCTGGAAATGGGCTTGGAACCCTTCCTTGTGTCTACCGCTATCAAGGGCGTGTTGGCTCAGCGACTGGTCCGCCGTATCTGTAAGTTCTGTAAGGAACCTTTCGAAATTTCCGAAGAAATGCGCAACGAACTTCACCTGTCCCCGGACATGCAGTTCTTCCACGGCCGTGGCTGTGAAAAGTGCGATGGCTCCGGTTACAAGGGCCGTGCCGGTATTTACGAATTCCTGGTGCCCAACGAATCCGTGCGTAACCTGATTATTAAGCGTTCTTCCGGTGACGTTATCAAACGTGCCGCTATGCAGGAATGCGAAATGATTACCCTTCGAATGGACGGTATCTCCAAGGCCCTCCAGGGCATTACCACTCTGGAACAGGCAGTTGGCGCTTCCGCCGCCGACGATTAA
- the thiL gene encoding thiamine-phosphate kinase: protein MIKLGEFQFIESLLQNAAPLVEKSPKVRTWLGVGDDAAIFDGWVVTKDLSVENTHFRLDWSTPEQAVEKHIVSNVSDICSMGARPRIALLGLCVNRHWSEDIKARIRNALSQGFAKRGITLIGGDTVSGEEGVLSTTLLGELAGEFPLVRSSLKPNDNLYVNGTLGKSGAGLWLLMNHPEDRHLFPDLVEYHLAPKIPEHSGEELARLKAYGACMDISDGLSSELNHLAVSSGVSIEIDEKSLPIDPEVVKMSEYYGISPLEFALNGGEEYQLLFANSLPDSIFDKENVLLGKVCKIGTATVNSADAQVSMLCRSGEKVPVEPRAWSHL, encoded by the coding sequence ATGATTAAACTTGGTGAATTTCAGTTTATTGAATCTCTGCTCCAGAATGCGGCTCCTTTGGTGGAAAAATCTCCGAAAGTAAGGACTTGGCTCGGGGTGGGGGATGACGCTGCCATTTTTGACGGCTGGGTGGTAACCAAGGATCTTTCCGTGGAAAATACCCATTTCCGCCTGGACTGGTCCACTCCCGAACAGGCGGTGGAAAAGCATATTGTCTCGAACGTCTCCGATATCTGTTCCATGGGGGCTCGTCCTCGTATTGCCCTTCTGGGGTTGTGCGTGAACCGTCACTGGTCCGAGGATATCAAGGCCCGCATCCGTAATGCCCTGTCCCAGGGCTTTGCCAAGCGCGGTATTACCCTCATTGGTGGCGATACTGTATCCGGCGAGGAAGGCGTTCTTTCTACAACCTTGTTGGGAGAACTGGCTGGGGAATTCCCGCTGGTTCGTTCCTCTCTCAAACCGAATGATAATTTATATGTAAACGGCACTTTGGGGAAGTCCGGTGCCGGACTCTGGTTGCTGATGAACCATCCCGAAGATCGTCATCTTTTTCCGGACTTGGTGGAATACCATCTGGCTCCGAAAATTCCGGAACATAGCGGTGAAGAACTGGCTCGTCTTAAGGCGTATGGCGCCTGTATGGATATTAGCGATGGATTGTCTTCGGAATTGAATCATTTGGCTGTTTCGTCCGGTGTTTCCATTGAAATTGACGAAAAAAGTTTGCCAATTGACCCCGAAGTGGTCAAAATGAGTGAATATTATGGCATTTCACCGCTGGAATTTGCCTTAAATGGGGGTGAGGAATATCAACTCCTGTTTGCCAATTCTCTGCCAGATAGTATATTTGATAAGGAAAATGTGCTTTTGGGTAAGGTGTGTAAGATTGGGACGGCCACGGTAAATTCCGCCGACGCCCAGGTCTCCATGCTTTGCCGAAGTGGAGAAAAGGTGCCCGTTGAACCTCGGGCATGGTCGCATTTATGA
- a CDS encoding carboxypeptidase M32, with protein MHLLSLILTNRRFALRGGVEAQGEVDAFLSNKAFILQKDPAYMEACLYIYDHKDELTDEFDVALAESLHRDFAKEKNITPEMQHERSLVYNRAYVNWREAKSKKDFSIFSKSLGEVRDVQIREANLHENRKATPYDTIFDGYERELTSQDLDDTFNECKERLVPLLKKIMSSKKKIRTDFLSRPVSDESQKACAQYLLDTMGFDFNRGAFATTEHPFTIEMGKNDTRVTTHYYPDAFYSSMFSIIHEGGHALFEQNQPAENYSHYIEFNKTMGMHESTSRFYENRIGRSREFIALIYPKCCELFPNVFEGVSEQEFYESMNTVTPSLIRTEADEFTYTFHIIIRYEIEKMIVNGSGCDIASLPKLWNEKYSEYLGITPAHDAEGILQDIHWTSGFGYFPTYALGNMYNAMYYNKMASEFDLKAAVRSGDFATINGWMKKNVWARADREAPKTWIKNITGRDFTPKDFLDYLEAKYGEIYGL; from the coding sequence ATGCATCTTCTGTCCTTAATTTTGACCAACAGACGGTTTGCCCTAAGGGGGGGCGTAGAAGCCCAGGGAGAAGTGGATGCCTTCCTCAGCAACAAGGCCTTTATCCTCCAGAAAGATCCTGCCTATATGGAAGCCTGCCTGTATATTTACGACCACAAGGATGAACTGACTGATGAATTTGATGTGGCTCTGGCTGAATCCCTCCATCGTGATTTCGCCAAGGAAAAGAATATCACTCCCGAAATGCAGCATGAACGTTCCCTGGTGTACAATCGGGCGTACGTGAATTGGCGAGAGGCCAAATCCAAGAAGGACTTCAGTATTTTCTCCAAAAGCCTGGGGGAGGTTCGTGATGTGCAAATCCGCGAAGCCAACCTTCACGAGAATCGCAAGGCTACACCCTATGATACCATCTTTGACGGCTATGAACGTGAATTGACCAGCCAGGATCTGGACGATACCTTTAACGAATGTAAGGAACGCCTGGTTCCGCTCTTAAAGAAGATCATGTCCAGCAAGAAGAAAATCCGTACGGATTTTCTCAGCCGTCCTGTTTCCGATGAATCTCAAAAAGCTTGCGCCCAGTACCTGCTGGATACCATGGGCTTCGATTTCAATCGCGGGGCTTTCGCTACCACGGAACATCCCTTTACCATCGAGATGGGAAAGAATGATACCCGCGTGACCACTCATTACTATCCCGACGCGTTCTATTCCAGCATGTTCAGCATTATTCACGAAGGGGGCCACGCCCTTTTCGAACAGAACCAGCCGGCGGAAAACTACAGCCATTATATTGAATTCAACAAGACGATGGGCATGCACGAAAGTACAAGCCGTTTCTACGAGAACCGCATTGGCCGCAGTCGCGAATTCATCGCCTTAATTTATCCAAAGTGCTGCGAGTTGTTCCCCAATGTGTTTGAAGGTGTATCTGAACAGGAATTCTACGAATCCATGAATACGGTAACACCGAGCCTGATTCGTACGGAAGCGGATGAGTTTACCTATACCTTCCACATTATCATTCGTTATGAAATTGAAAAGATGATCGTGAATGGTTCCGGATGTGACATTGCTTCACTTCCCAAGCTGTGGAATGAAAAGTATTCCGAATATCTGGGAATTACACCCGCTCATGATGCGGAAGGTATCCTACAGGATATTCACTGGACCAGCGGCTTCGGGTATTTTCCCACATACGCCTTGGGTAACATGTACAATGCCATGTATTACAATAAGATGGCCAGCGAGTTTGACCTGAAGGCTGCTGTGCGCTCCGGTGATTTCGCTACCATCAATGGCTGGATGAAAAAGAATGTGTGGGCTCGTGCAGATCGTGAAGCCCCCAAGACCTGGATCAAGAACATTACGGGCCGGGATTTCACTCCCAAGGACTTCCTGGATTATCTGGAAGCCAAGTACGGCGAAATCTACGGTCTATAA